A genome region from Solirubrobacter pauli includes the following:
- a CDS encoding iron-siderophore ABC transporter substrate-binding protein, whose protein sequence is MRLPFIFLTCLCALVLAACGSDDSESTSGAQPAAEQQGAAESGAFPVTIEHKYGSTTIKSEPKRVVVVGLRDQDALLALGVVPVATTEWFGKHPGAIFPWAKEALGDATVPTVLTNTDGVQIEKVAAQRPDLILGVYSGLTQKEYDALSKLAPVVAQPKDKVDYGSTWQEEQLTAGKAVGQPEKAQQLVDETEKLIADAAAAHPEFKGKTAANVSDYQGTFVYGPQDVRTYTLEALGFTYPQSLRDAFKDEFGGQLSDEKTDAIDVDTLVWFADGDRGPEGIKKDPVYSKLRVRKEGRDIFILEQDRVYEALSFPSVLSMPTLLKEFVPRLAAAVDGDPKTSTDQQG, encoded by the coding sequence ATGCGTCTGCCGTTCATCTTCCTCACATGTCTGTGCGCCCTCGTCCTTGCCGCCTGCGGGTCCGATGACTCCGAGTCCACGTCGGGTGCCCAGCCCGCCGCGGAGCAGCAGGGAGCCGCCGAGTCGGGCGCGTTCCCGGTGACCATCGAGCACAAGTACGGCTCGACGACGATCAAGAGCGAGCCCAAGCGCGTCGTCGTGGTCGGCCTGCGTGACCAGGACGCGCTGCTCGCGCTGGGCGTCGTGCCGGTCGCCACCACCGAGTGGTTCGGCAAGCACCCGGGCGCGATCTTCCCGTGGGCCAAGGAGGCGCTGGGCGACGCGACGGTGCCGACCGTGCTCACGAACACCGACGGCGTCCAGATCGAGAAGGTCGCCGCGCAACGCCCCGACCTGATCCTCGGGGTCTACTCCGGCCTGACCCAGAAGGAGTACGACGCGCTCTCCAAGCTCGCGCCGGTCGTCGCGCAGCCCAAGGACAAGGTCGACTACGGCTCCACCTGGCAGGAGGAGCAGCTGACGGCCGGCAAGGCCGTCGGCCAGCCGGAGAAGGCGCAGCAGCTCGTCGACGAGACCGAGAAGCTGATCGCCGACGCCGCCGCCGCGCACCCCGAGTTCAAGGGCAAGACCGCCGCGAACGTCTCCGACTACCAGGGCACCTTCGTCTACGGCCCGCAGGACGTGCGCACCTACACGCTCGAGGCGCTCGGGTTCACGTACCCGCAGTCGCTGCGGGACGCGTTCAAGGACGAGTTCGGCGGCCAGCTGTCGGACGAGAAGACGGACGCGATCGACGTCGACACGCTCGTCTGGTTCGCCGACGGCGACCGCGGCCCCGAGGGCATCAAGAAGGACCCGGTGTACTCGAAGCTGCGCGTCCGCAAGGAGGGCCGGGACATCTTCATCCTCGAGCAGGACCGCGTCTACGAGGCGCTCTCCTTCCCGTCGGTGCTGAGCATGCCGACGCTGCTGAAGGAGTTCGTGCCGCGCCTCGCGGCCGCCGTCGACGGCGACCCGAAGACGTCGACGGACCAGCAGGGCTAG
- a CDS encoding FecCD family ABC transporter permease gives MATQATPARARGGRFTRSAGLAIAFALLTFAALLSLAVGARSIPLGDVVNALLHSGSSQEETIIRDLRVPRTLLGIVVGAAIGVAGALMQALTRNPLADPGLLGVNAGASAAVVIALALGLAGAASSVWFAFIGAAIASVAVYVIGTAGRGGATPVRLALAGTAITAALTALIYGVALADVKLLQQYNFWSVGALGGRGRTQLDAVVPFVAVGLLIALALARSLNALALGDDSARALGTKVGPTRIGGAVAIVLLCGSATAAAGPIYFLGLTVPHAARALCGPDQRWILAYSAVLGGALILVADVIGRVIVRPAEMPAGVMMAVVGTPLFVALVRRKRIAQL, from the coding sequence ATGGCCACTCAAGCCACGCCCGCCCGTGCCCGCGGCGGCCGGTTCACCCGCAGCGCCGGGCTCGCGATCGCGTTCGCGCTGCTCACCTTCGCGGCCCTGCTCAGCCTCGCGGTGGGCGCGCGGTCGATCCCGCTCGGGGACGTGGTCAACGCCCTGCTGCACTCGGGCAGCTCGCAGGAGGAGACGATCATCCGCGACCTGCGCGTGCCGCGCACGCTGCTCGGGATCGTCGTCGGCGCGGCGATCGGCGTGGCCGGTGCGCTGATGCAGGCGCTCACGCGCAACCCGCTCGCGGATCCGGGTCTGCTGGGCGTCAACGCGGGCGCGTCGGCGGCGGTCGTGATCGCGCTCGCGCTCGGCCTGGCGGGCGCGGCGAGCTCGGTGTGGTTCGCGTTCATCGGCGCCGCGATCGCCTCGGTCGCCGTGTACGTGATCGGCACGGCCGGCCGCGGCGGCGCCACGCCCGTGCGGCTCGCGCTGGCCGGCACCGCGATCACCGCGGCGCTGACCGCGCTGATCTACGGCGTCGCGCTCGCGGACGTCAAGCTGCTGCAGCAGTACAACTTCTGGTCGGTGGGCGCGCTCGGCGGCCGCGGCCGCACGCAGCTGGACGCGGTCGTGCCCTTCGTCGCCGTCGGGCTCTTGATCGCGCTCGCGCTCGCCCGCTCGCTGAACGCGCTCGCGCTCGGCGACGACTCGGCGCGCGCGCTCGGCACCAAGGTCGGCCCGACCCGGATCGGCGGCGCGGTCGCGATCGTGCTGCTCTGCGGGTCCGCCACCGCGGCGGCCGGTCCCATCTACTTCCTCGGCCTGACCGTCCCGCACGCGGCACGCGCCCTGTGCGGCCCCGACCAGCGCTGGATCCTCGCCTACTCCGCCGTCCTCGGCGGCGCGCTGATCCTCGTCGCCGACGTCATCGGCCGGGTGATCGTGCGGCCGGCCGAGATGCCGGCGGGCGTGATGATGGCCGTCGTCGGCACGCCGTTGTTCGTCGCGCTCGTGCGCCGCAAGCGGATCGCGCAGCTGTGA
- a CDS encoding FecCD family ABC transporter permease, with amino-acid sequence MSAAPYTLPGRVVRVGEAVSLRIRARTVLVSLALVVIVLALSVFAIGTGEFDIPPGTVVSTLLGGGDPGSAFIVRELRLPRVLCALLVGAALGVSGAVFQSLTRNPLGSPDIVGFPQGATVGALIVITVLAGSGFAVTVGALTGGVATAFTVYLLAFKRGGTSGFRIVLIGIAISYLMISITDYLLARARIEEAQEATRWLLGSLNGRTWEDVGPLALSLAVLLPLLVPAARSLRALELGDDSAHALGLNVERARLGLVALAVGLVSVTTVAVGPIGFIALTAPQIARRVARTAGLPLVCSALMGATLTLASDIGAQRLVPDRALPVGVMTGLFGGLYLAWLLTMEWRKGRRG; translated from the coding sequence GTGAGCGCCGCGCCGTACACGCTGCCCGGCCGGGTCGTGCGCGTCGGCGAGGCGGTGTCGCTGCGCATCCGCGCGCGCACGGTGTTGGTGAGCCTGGCGCTCGTCGTGATCGTGCTGGCGCTGTCGGTGTTCGCGATCGGGACGGGCGAGTTCGACATCCCGCCGGGCACGGTCGTGAGCACGCTGCTCGGCGGCGGCGACCCCGGGTCGGCGTTCATCGTGCGCGAGCTGCGGCTTCCGCGCGTGCTCTGCGCGCTGCTCGTCGGCGCCGCGCTCGGCGTGTCCGGCGCGGTCTTCCAGTCGCTGACGCGCAACCCGCTCGGCTCGCCGGACATCGTCGGCTTCCCGCAGGGCGCGACCGTCGGCGCGCTGATCGTCATCACGGTCCTCGCGGGGTCCGGGTTCGCGGTCACCGTCGGCGCGCTGACCGGCGGCGTGGCCACCGCGTTCACGGTCTACCTGCTCGCGTTCAAGCGCGGCGGGACGTCCGGCTTCCGGATCGTGCTGATCGGCATCGCGATCTCGTACCTGATGATCTCGATCACGGACTACCTGCTCGCCCGCGCGCGGATCGAGGAGGCGCAGGAGGCGACGCGCTGGCTGCTCGGCTCGCTGAACGGACGCACGTGGGAGGACGTCGGGCCGCTAGCGCTCTCGCTCGCCGTGCTGCTGCCGCTGCTGGTGCCCGCGGCCCGCTCGCTGCGCGCGCTCGAGCTCGGCGACGACTCCGCGCACGCGCTCGGGCTCAACGTCGAGCGCGCGCGGCTAGGCCTGGTCGCGCTGGCGGTCGGGCTCGTGTCGGTGACGACGGTCGCCGTCGGCCCGATCGGCTTCATCGCGCTCACTGCGCCGCAGATCGCGCGCCGCGTCGCGCGGACCGCCGGACTGCCGCTCGTATGCTCGGCGCTGATGGGCGCCACCCTGACGCTGGCCTCGGACATCGGCGCCCAGCGGCTCGTGCCCGACCGGGCGCTTCCGGTCGGCGTGATGACGGGCCTGTTCGGCGGGCTGTACCTGGCGTGGCTGCTGACCATGGAGTGGAGAAAGGGACGACGCGGATGA
- a CDS encoding ABC transporter ATP-binding protein → MSAAPLRAESVTLAYDARVVAERLTVDIPEGGFTAIVGPNACGKSTLLRALVRMLKPRAGSVLLDGQEISSLPTKQVARRLGLLPQSSVAPDGITVVDLVARGRHPYQRLLRQWSHEDERAVNEAMAQTHIEELATRLVDELSGGQRQRVWIAMALAQETPLLLLDEPITFLDIAHQVEVLDLCAKLHVEGRTLVAVLHDLNHACRYATHLIAMRDGAVVAEGPPAEIVTAELVERVFGLKCLVVPCPATGAPMVVPAASQA, encoded by the coding sequence ATGAGCGCTGCGCCGCTACGAGCCGAATCGGTGACGCTGGCCTACGACGCGCGCGTGGTCGCCGAGCGGTTGACGGTCGACATCCCCGAGGGCGGCTTCACCGCGATCGTCGGCCCGAACGCGTGCGGCAAGTCGACCCTGCTGCGCGCGCTCGTGCGGATGCTCAAGCCGCGCGCGGGCAGCGTCCTGCTCGACGGGCAGGAGATCTCGTCGCTGCCGACCAAGCAGGTCGCGCGCCGGCTCGGCCTGCTCCCCCAGTCCTCGGTCGCACCGGACGGGATCACGGTCGTCGACCTCGTCGCGCGCGGTCGCCATCCCTACCAGCGGCTGCTGCGCCAGTGGTCGCACGAGGACGAGCGCGCCGTGAACGAGGCGATGGCGCAGACGCACATCGAAGAGCTCGCCACGCGTCTGGTCGACGAGCTCTCCGGTGGGCAGCGCCAGCGCGTCTGGATCGCGATGGCGCTCGCGCAGGAGACGCCGCTGCTGCTGCTCGACGAGCCGATCACCTTCCTCGACATCGCCCACCAGGTCGAGGTGCTCGACCTGTGCGCGAAGCTCCACGTCGAGGGCCGGACGCTCGTCGCGGTGCTGCACGACCTCAACCACGCGTGCCGCTACGCGACGCACCTGATCGCGATGCGCGACGGCGCGGTGGTCGCCGAAGGACCGCCGGCGGAGATCGTCACCGCGGAGCTGGTCGAGCGCGTCTTCGGCCTCAAATGCCTCGTCGTGCCGTGCCCTGCGACGGGGGCGCCGATGGTCGTCCCCGCCGCCTCGCAGGCGTGA
- a CDS encoding ABC transporter transmembrane domain-containing protein yields the protein MALAAALLGSHQGFEALVPVVVGAAIDDAVAPGDGGALLLWVGLLAGLFVLLSTAYREGARAEERARETAAHGLRMRVLRRVVDPRGGGEAGLMPGQLLSVTTADVDASAGVIAGIGYGAGVVVALVAGTVVLLVTSVTLGLTVLVGLPVIVWAGGRLGALLSRRAAGQQAEAADASGVAADLVTGLRVLQGIGAAETAAERYRAASRSSLRATLAAARAEIALGAVAVLVGGLAVAGVAFVGGRLALDGELSLGELIAAAGVTQFLVGPLSRLAWVGGLLARARASSARLAEVLSAPPAVPAPAEPVALRCSAAPTVAIGGAQTPWEPGARDPGRAEPASPQEGDVPRGPGSRAPGRGATPDADDAAPRVHVPAGSLFGVVADDPAPLLAALAREGQDLAVFVDGVALAALDPAAARATVVVAPHEATLLSGTVRDNVPGGADTALAAAAATDVIAALPDGLDTELTDAGSSLSGGQRQRIALARALATDAPVLVLHDPTTALDAATEARVAAALRDARRGATTILVTTSPLLLAACDQVAHITGGTVTTASHAALLEDEAYREAVA from the coding sequence GTGGCTCTCGCGGCCGCGTTGCTGGGCTCACACCAGGGCTTCGAAGCGCTCGTGCCGGTGGTCGTCGGCGCGGCGATCGACGACGCGGTCGCGCCCGGGGACGGCGGCGCCCTGCTGCTCTGGGTCGGGCTCCTGGCCGGGTTGTTCGTGCTGCTGTCGACGGCCTACCGCGAGGGCGCGCGGGCCGAGGAGCGGGCGCGCGAGACCGCGGCCCACGGGCTGCGGATGCGGGTGCTGCGGCGCGTCGTCGACCCGCGCGGCGGCGGCGAGGCCGGGCTCATGCCGGGCCAGCTGCTGAGCGTGACCACCGCCGACGTGGACGCGTCGGCCGGCGTGATCGCGGGGATCGGCTACGGCGCGGGCGTCGTCGTCGCGCTGGTGGCAGGGACGGTCGTGCTGCTGGTGACGTCGGTGACGCTCGGCCTGACCGTGCTCGTCGGGCTGCCGGTGATCGTCTGGGCCGGCGGCCGGCTGGGCGCCCTGCTCAGCCGTCGGGCCGCGGGCCAGCAGGCCGAGGCCGCGGACGCGTCGGGCGTGGCGGCCGACCTCGTGACCGGGCTGCGCGTGCTCCAGGGCATCGGCGCGGCGGAGACGGCCGCGGAGCGCTACCGGGCGGCGAGCCGGTCGTCGCTGCGGGCGACGCTGGCCGCGGCCCGCGCGGAGATCGCGCTGGGCGCGGTCGCCGTCCTCGTCGGCGGCCTCGCCGTCGCCGGCGTGGCGTTCGTCGGAGGCCGGCTCGCGCTGGACGGCGAGCTCTCGCTCGGCGAGCTGATCGCGGCCGCCGGCGTCACGCAGTTCCTGGTCGGGCCGCTGAGCCGGCTCGCGTGGGTCGGCGGGTTGCTGGCACGGGCGCGCGCGTCGTCGGCGCGGCTGGCCGAGGTGCTGTCGGCGCCGCCGGCCGTGCCCGCACCCGCTGAGCCGGTCGCCTTGCGGTGCAGCGCGGCGCCGACCGTGGCGATCGGAGGAGCGCAGACGCCGTGGGAGCCGGGAGCGCGCGACCCCGGTCGCGCGGAACCGGCTTCGCCGCAAGAGGGGGATGTTCCGCGCGGACCGGGGTCGCGCGCTCCCGGCCGGGGCGCCACGCCGGACGCTGACGACGCCGCACCGCGGGTGCACGTGCCCGCGGGCTCGCTGTTCGGCGTCGTCGCCGACGACCCGGCTCCGCTGCTGGCCGCGCTCGCTCGGGAGGGTCAGGACCTCGCGGTGTTCGTCGACGGCGTGGCGCTGGCGGCGCTCGATCCGGCCGCGGCGCGCGCGACCGTCGTCGTGGCCCCGCACGAGGCCACGCTGCTGTCGGGCACGGTGCGCGACAACGTGCCCGGCGGGGCCGACACCGCGCTCGCCGCCGCGGCCGCCACCGACGTGATCGCCGCGCTGCCGGACGGGCTGGACACCGAGCTCACCGACGCCGGCAGCTCGCTGTCGGGCGGCCAGCGCCAGCGGATCGCGCTCGCCCGCGCACTGGCGACCGACGCGCCGGTGCTCGTCCTGCACGACCCCACGACCGCGCTCGACGCGGCGACCGAGGCCCGCGTCGCCGCCGCCCTGCGCGACGCCCGGCGCGGCGCCACGACGATCCTGGTGACCACGAGCCCGCTTCTCCTGGCCGCCTGCGACCAGGTCGCGCACATCACCGGTGGCACCGTCACCACGGCCAGCCACGCCGCCCTGCTCGAGGACGAGGCCTACCGGGAGGCGGTCGCGTGA
- a CDS encoding ABC transporter ATP-binding protein has translation MKALPTATPRESWAVVRELLRPRRRQAAIALGVLVAAAALGLAGPLLLGEIVDRVDEQRSITGPALALVGVAIGEALLFAVGLILISNLGQPVLAALRERVVARALKLPAEQVERGGRGDLLSRLGDDIAVLSEAVVEAVPPLAAASLTLGLTFVGLATIDPRLTLAALLVVPVQVWAVRWYAKRAGPAYADERRVSGERAQAILDVVGGARTIRALGLQPTALPRVEARSLSSVAAVVRTIRISTHFSSRLNAAEFVGTASTLVAGYFLVKADSISVGAATAAALLFIRTFDQFNIVLGTIDEANRALAALARLVGVLQVPEPPPAEPHPGAHVALDGIRHAYDGGPTVLHDVDLHIAAGERVAVVGVSGSGKTTLAKVVARFHTPTDGTVDVGQVALVTQEVHVFAGTLADDLRLAKPDATDEQLQRALDAVDAGWARLDAVVGHGGVELTPAQAQQLALARLHLADPRIAVLDEATAEAGSAGARVLERAADTVLRGRTALVVAHRLTQAARADRIIVMDAGRIVESGTHAELVAAEGAYAALWHAYTADRA, from the coding sequence GTGAAGGCGTTGCCGACCGCGACCCCGCGCGAGTCCTGGGCCGTCGTCCGCGAACTCCTGCGCCCGCGTCGCCGCCAGGCCGCGATCGCCCTCGGGGTGCTCGTCGCGGCGGCCGCGCTCGGCCTCGCCGGTCCGCTGCTCCTGGGCGAGATCGTCGACCGCGTCGACGAGCAGCGCTCGATCACCGGGCCCGCGCTGGCGCTCGTGGGGGTCGCGATCGGCGAGGCGCTGCTGTTCGCCGTCGGCCTGATCCTGATCTCGAACCTCGGCCAGCCGGTCCTCGCGGCCCTGCGCGAGCGCGTCGTCGCGCGCGCCCTCAAGCTCCCCGCCGAGCAGGTCGAGCGCGGCGGGCGCGGCGACCTGCTCTCGCGCCTGGGTGACGACATCGCGGTCCTCAGCGAAGCCGTCGTCGAAGCCGTCCCGCCGCTGGCCGCGGCGAGCCTGACGCTCGGGCTGACGTTCGTCGGCCTCGCCACGATCGATCCGCGGCTCACGCTCGCGGCGCTGCTCGTCGTGCCCGTGCAGGTCTGGGCGGTCCGCTGGTACGCGAAGCGAGCGGGCCCCGCCTACGCCGACGAGCGCCGGGTCAGCGGCGAGCGCGCGCAGGCGATCCTCGACGTCGTCGGTGGCGCCCGGACGATCCGCGCGCTCGGCCTGCAGCCGACGGCGCTGCCGCGCGTCGAGGCGCGCTCGCTGTCCAGCGTCGCCGCGGTCGTCCGGACGATCCGCATCTCCACGCACTTCAGCTCGCGCCTGAACGCGGCCGAGTTCGTCGGCACCGCCTCGACGCTCGTCGCCGGCTACTTCCTCGTCAAAGCCGACAGCATCTCGGTCGGCGCGGCCACCGCCGCCGCGCTGCTGTTCATCCGCACGTTCGACCAGTTCAACATCGTGCTGGGCACGATCGACGAGGCGAACCGCGCGCTCGCCGCGCTCGCCCGGCTCGTCGGCGTCCTCCAGGTGCCGGAGCCGCCGCCAGCCGAGCCGCATCCCGGCGCGCACGTCGCCCTCGACGGGATCCGGCACGCGTACGACGGCGGGCCGACCGTCCTGCACGACGTCGACCTGCACATCGCCGCGGGCGAGCGGGTGGCGGTCGTGGGCGTGTCGGGCTCGGGCAAGACGACGCTGGCGAAGGTCGTCGCGCGCTTCCACACGCCCACGGACGGCACGGTCGACGTCGGCCAGGTCGCGCTCGTCACGCAGGAGGTGCACGTGTTCGCGGGCACGCTCGCGGACGACCTGCGGCTGGCGAAGCCGGACGCCACCGACGAGCAGTTGCAGCGCGCGCTCGACGCGGTCGACGCCGGCTGGGCCCGCCTGGACGCCGTCGTCGGCCACGGCGGCGTCGAGCTCACGCCCGCGCAGGCGCAGCAGCTCGCGCTCGCGCGCCTTCACCTCGCCGACCCGAGGATCGCCGTCCTCGACGAGGCGACGGCCGAGGCGGGCAGCGCCGGCGCGCGCGTCCTCGAACGCGCCGCCGACACGGTCCTGCGCGGCCGCACGGCGCTGGTCGTCGCGCACCGCCTCACGCAGGCGGCCCGCGCCGACCGGATCATCGTCATGGACGCGGGCCGGATCGTCGAGAGCGGCACGCACGCGGAGCTCGTGGCGGCCGAGGGCGCCTACGCCGCCCTCTGGCACGCCTACACCGCCGACCGGGCCTAG
- a CDS encoding ABC transporter substrate-binding protein, protein MRLTLILAAILLVFAGCGSSDEPEDRALEGSTATVETATETFPQTVEHTFGTTTVEKKPERIVVVGLTEQDIVLELGYKPVATTEWYGDQPYAVWPWAQEALGDAKPEVLSNADGFQFEKIAALRPDLIIGANAGMEKKDYEQLSRIAPTIATPKGGTQYFSPWDDQVEVVAKALGKPEEGAKLIQQVKDDYAAVAAENPDFKGKTATFAQNAFYDGEIYVYPQGLSTEFLEYLGFTINPKLTPLVKNPGEQVAVAEERLDVIDADVIVFATEKASDIANLKKVPTFGFLEAVEGSRAVYTDPILSGAMYFVTPLSFKYILEKLTPALKDAVAGQSPEELVGG, encoded by the coding sequence ATGCGCCTGACTCTCATCTTGGCCGCGATCCTGCTCGTCTTCGCAGGCTGCGGTTCATCCGACGAGCCCGAAGACCGCGCCCTCGAGGGCAGCACCGCCACGGTCGAGACCGCGACCGAGACGTTCCCCCAGACCGTCGAGCACACCTTCGGCACCACGACCGTGGAGAAGAAGCCGGAGCGGATCGTCGTCGTCGGGCTGACCGAGCAGGACATCGTGCTCGAGCTCGGCTACAAGCCGGTCGCCACCACCGAGTGGTACGGCGACCAGCCGTACGCCGTGTGGCCGTGGGCGCAGGAGGCGCTCGGCGACGCCAAGCCCGAGGTCCTCAGCAACGCGGACGGCTTCCAGTTCGAGAAGATCGCGGCGCTGCGGCCGGACCTGATCATCGGCGCGAACGCCGGCATGGAGAAGAAGGACTACGAGCAGCTCTCGCGGATCGCGCCGACGATCGCCACGCCCAAGGGCGGCACGCAGTACTTCTCGCCCTGGGACGACCAGGTCGAGGTCGTCGCCAAGGCGCTCGGCAAGCCGGAGGAAGGCGCCAAGCTGATCCAGCAGGTCAAGGACGACTACGCCGCCGTCGCGGCCGAGAACCCCGACTTCAAGGGCAAGACGGCCACCTTCGCCCAGAACGCGTTCTACGACGGCGAGATCTACGTCTACCCGCAGGGCCTGAGCACGGAGTTCCTCGAGTACCTCGGCTTCACCATCAACCCGAAGCTCACGCCGCTGGTCAAGAACCCGGGCGAGCAGGTCGCGGTCGCCGAGGAGCGCCTCGACGTCATCGACGCGGACGTGATCGTGTTCGCGACCGAGAAGGCGAGCGACATCGCGAACCTCAAGAAGGTGCCGACCTTCGGCTTCCTCGAGGCCGTCGAGGGCTCCCGTGCCGTCTACACGGACCCGATCCTCAGCGGCGCGATGTACTTCGTCACGCCGCTGTCGTTCAAGTACATCCTCGAGAAGCTCACGCCCGCCCTCAAGGACGCCGTCGCCGGCCAGTCCCCTGAGGAGTTGGTCGGCGGCTAG